A part of Rutidosis leptorrhynchoides isolate AG116_Rl617_1_P2 unplaced genomic scaffold, CSIRO_AGI_Rlap_v1 contig123, whole genome shotgun sequence genomic DNA contains:
- the LOC139881178 gene encoding large ribosomal subunit protein uL6c-like translates to MASTTISSPTQTSDFRSSFFGKRSDVTLSCVPVTRIGFPKKTNIVCKESRIGKQPIEVPSNVTLVLDGQDIKVKGPLGELSLSLPREVKVEREESVLRVRKAMETRRANQMHGLFRTLTDNMVVGVSKGFEKKLQLIGVGYRAMLEGKDLVLNLGFSHPVRMTIPDGIKVKVEDNTRITVSGYDKSEIGQFAATVRKWRPPEPYKGKGVKYADEIVRRKEGKAGKKK, encoded by the exons ATGGCTTCTACTACTATTAGCTCTCCTACACAGACCAG TGATTTCAGGTCCTCATTTTTTGGCAAGAGAAGTGATGTCACTCTCTCATGTGTCCCAGTAACTCGAATTGGCTTTCCGAAGAAAACCAATATAGTTTGTAAAGAATCAAGAATCGGGAAGCAGCCAATCGAGGTTCCATCAAATGTAACGCTTGTATTAGATGGTCAGGATATAAAAGTAAAGGGCCCTCTAGGAGAGCTTTCACTAAGTTTACCAAGAGAAGTTAAAGTCGAAAGGGAGGAGTCCGTGCTAAGAGTCAGGAAAGCTATGGAAACTAGAAGAGCCAACCAAATGCATGGATTGTTCAG GACATTGACTGATAACATGGTGGTGGGAGTATCCAAGGGATTCGAGAAGAAGCTTCAACTTATCGGTGTCGGATATCGTGCGATGTTGGaaggaaaggatttggtactgaatcTGGGTTTCTCTCATCCAGTTAGGATGACAATTCCCGATGGAATAAAGGTTAAGGTGGAAGATAACACCAGAATCACTGTTAGTGGATATGACAAGAGCGAGATTGGTCAATTTGCAGCTACCGTTAGGAAATGGAGACCTCCGGAACCATACAAGGGTAAAGGTGTGAAATATGCTGATGAAATTGTCCGAAGAAAGGAAGGAAAGGCTGGAAAGAAGAAGTAA